A stretch of Vigna angularis cultivar LongXiaoDou No.4 chromosome 4, ASM1680809v1, whole genome shotgun sequence DNA encodes these proteins:
- the LOC108330761 gene encoding dof zinc finger protein DOF5.6, giving the protein MGLSSLHVCMDSSDHWLQGTIHEESGMDSSSSPSGDMLTCSRPMIERRLRPPHDQALKCPRCDSTHTKFCYYNNYSLSQPRYFCKTCRRYWTKGGTLRNIPVGGGCRKNKKVSAKKSNDHSLVNNQISQTQPPPSSYHHNPKDLQLSFPDVQFSHLSNLLGTNAGSLGNPGFMEGKYGIGMIENPRPIDFMMESKLEGIIGSGSSRNFDFFGNSDMGMGAGLGDMHGNAQNGLPPNFHGLCPSAFGGMSMSLDGNNTGNGANNYLMDSCQRLMLPYDANEDHNASIDVKPNPKQLLSLEWQDQGCSDAGKDSFGYLNGPGSWTGMMNGYGSSTTNPLV; this is encoded by the exons ATGGGGTTATCTTCTTTGCACGTCTGCATGGATTCATCAGATCATTGGTTGCAG GGCACAATTCACGAGGAGTCTGGAAtggattcttcttcttcaccctcTGGGGACATGCTTACATGCTCAAGGCCCATGATAGAGAGGAGGCTAAGACCCCCACATGACCAAGCTCTAAAGTGCCCCAGGTGTGACTCAACCCACACCAAGTTCTGCTACTACAACAACTACAGTCTCTCTCAGCCAAGGTACTTCTGCAAGACCTGCAGAAGGTACTGGACCAAAGGAGGCACTCTTAGGAACATTCCTGTTGGTGGAGGCTGCAGAAAGAACAAGAAAGTCTCTGCAAAAAAATCCAATGACCACTCATTAGTTAACAATCAAATTAGTCAAACACAGCCCCCACCCTCCTCCTACCATCACAACCCCAAAGaccttcaactctcttttcCAGATGTACAATTTTCCCACCTCAGCAACTTGCTTGGGACGAATGCAGGGTCACTGGGAAACCCTGGCTTTATGGAGGGTAAGTATGGTATTGGCATGATCGAGAACCCTAGGCCAATTGACTTCATGATGGAGAGCAAGCTGGAGGGCATAATTGGGAGTGGTAGTTCTaggaattttgatttttttggaAATAGTGACATGGGCATGGGTGCTGGGCTGGGAGATATGCATGGTAATGCTCAAAATGGGTTGCCACCAAATTTTCACGGTCTTTGCCCCTCAGCTTTTGGTGGCATGTCTATGTCTCTTGATGGCAACAACACTGGCAATGGTGCTAATAACTACTTAATGGACTCTTGCCAACGCTTGATGCTGCCATATGATGCCAATGAGGACCATAATGCCTCAATTGATGTGAAGCCAAACCCTAAACAGCTACTGTCCCTCGAATGGCAAGACCAGGGTTGCTCTGATGCAGGCAAAGATTCCTTTGGGTATCTCAACGGTCCAGGATCATGGACTGGCATGATGAACGGCTATGGATCTTCCACCACAAACCCTTTGGTCTAA